One Microcaecilia unicolor chromosome 4, aMicUni1.1, whole genome shotgun sequence genomic region harbors:
- the FGF4 gene encoding fibroblast growth factor 4 yields MLIRMTIQSAFLPILLLGLVLGLVRCFPFSSQRNDTLEWHWGTFFSRSMGRIQGEKRETGQDSDYLLGIKRLRRLYCNVGIGFHIQVLPDGRINGSHNENQYSLLEISPVDRGIVSIFGVRSALFLAMNTKGKLYGSKHFSPECKFKEVLLPNNYNAYESAVYPGMFVALSKNGKPRKGNKVSPTMTVTHFLPRI; encoded by the exons ATGTTGATCAGGATGACTATTCAATCAGCCTTCTTGCCAATCTTGCTTCTGGGACTGGTTTTGGGTTTGGTGCGCtgcttccccttctcctcccaaAGAAATGACACTCTGGAATGGCACTGGGGGACCTTCTTCTCTCGGTCTATGGGCAGAAtccagggggagaagagggagaccGGCCAGGACAGTGACTATCTGCTGGGGATCAAGAGGCTACGACGTCTATACTGCAATGTGGGCATTGGGTTTCATATCCAAGTCTTACCAGATGGCAGGATAAATGGGAGCCACAATGAAAATCAATACA GTCTGCTAGAAATCTCCCCAGTGGACAGAGGTATAGTGAGCATATTTGGAGTGAGAAGTGCTCTCTTCTTAGCCATGAACACCAAAGGCAAGCTGTATGGCTCT aaACATTTCAGCCCAGAGTGCAAGTTCAAAGAAGTGCTGCTACCAAACAACTACAATGCCTACGAATCTGCTGTGTATCCCGGAATGTTCGTAGCTCTGAGCAAAAATGGAAAGCCAAGAAAAGGGAATAAAGTTTCCCCCACCATGACGGTGACACATTTTCTCCCACGAATCTGA